The following is a genomic window from Lysinibacillus sp. G4S2.
GAATTAAATGACGGTTTATAGCATTTAAATAAGCCTTTGCCGATGCTTCTAAAACATCCTGTGATGAGTTGCGTCCAGTTGTCGATACATCATCATAGCGGATATTAATCACGGCTTCACCGAGTGCATCTCGCCCTTTACCGACAGACGTAACTCGGTAATCAATCACATGAATATCTCCTTGTACAAGTTGCTCAAGCGTATTGAAAATAGCTTCCACCGAGCCTGAACCTGTTGCAACAACTGTTTTCTCTAGACCTTCTGGTGTTAAAACAATCGCTGTTGCTGTTGGTATATTTTCTGTACCATATTGCACCTGTACCATCTTCAGTTCGAAGAGTGGCACATCTTCTACTTGAATTTGTTGTTCTGTAAGAAGAGTTAGTAAATCTTCTTCTGTAATTTCTTTTTTACGATCAGCCAATTTTTTAAATTCAGTGAATGCTTTATTGATTTTTTCATCCGAAAGATTAAAGCCCATTGTTTCTGCTCGATCACGGAATGCTGCGCGACCTGAGTGTTTGCCAAGAACGAGCGGTACTTCACCTTCACCGATAAGAGCAGGTGAAATAATCTCATACGTTTCTGGATTTTTTAACACACCGTCTTGGTGAATACCTGATTCGTGTGCAAATGCGTTTTTACCAACAATAGCTTTATTCGGCTGAATAACTACATTCGTCAATTTACTGACTAATTGAGATGTACGTTTAATTTCTTGTAAATGAATTCCTGTCTCTACACGGTAAATATCTTGGCGAATATGAAGTGCAACTGCAATTTCTTCAAGCGCAACATTTCCAGCGCGCTCGCCAATACCGTTAATCGTACCCTCTACTTGCGAGGCACCATTTTCAATGGCTGCAATCGTATTAGCAGTTGCCATACCTAGGTCATCGTGGCAATGTGCAGAGAATTTTACCTTTTCAGCACCTTTTACGTTTTCAAGCAGGAATTTAAATAATGCACCATATTCTTGTGGTGATGCATATCCTACTGTGTCAGGTACATTTATGGTTGTCGCACCAGCCGCAACAATTTCATTCATAATACGCACTAAAAATTCTCGGTCTGAACGGAATGCATCTTCTGCTGACCATTGCACAAGCGGAAAGAATTTTTTCGCATATTTTACAGCTTCAATCGCTTGTTCTACCACTTGATCGGGTGTTTTTTTTAGCTTGTATTCCATATGAATTGGGGAAGTTGCTAAGAAAATATGAATATGTGGCTGCTCCGCTACTTTAATCGCTTCCCAAGTTGTGTCGATATCCTTTTGTACACAGCGAGCTAAACCTGTAACGATGGAGTTTTTCACTGTACCTGCAATGCGATTGACCGCATCAAAGTCGCCAGGTGACGAAGCAGGAAAACCTGCTTCAATAATTGTCACTCCTAGGCGCTCCAGTTGCTTGGCGATTTCAATTTTCTCTGCTGTGTTTAAGTTAATACCAGCAGATTGTTCGCCGTCGCGAAGTGTTGTGTCGAAAATATCAATTTTTCGCACTTGTAGCCACTTCTCTCACAACTTTTTCTTTACCTTCGTTGATGAATGGCATCATAGCACGTAATTTAGCACCAACTTCTTCGATTTGGTGATTTGCACCAGCTTCTTTGAATTTTGTATATTCTGGACGACCATTTTCGTTTTCTTGAATCCAACGGCGAGCGAATGTACCATCTTGGATATCTGTTAAAACATCTTTCATACGAGCTTTTACAGAGTCGTCGATAATACGTGGTCCTGCAACATAGTCACCCCACTCAGCTGTATCTGATACTGAGTAACGCATTGTTGCCATACCACCTTCAAACATTAGATCAACGATTAATTTTAATTCGTGAAGTGTTTCAAAGTATGCTAACTCTGGTTGGTACCCTGCTTCTACTAATGTTTCGAAACCAGCTCTAACTAATTGTGTAGCACCACCACAAAGTACTGCTTGCTCACCGAATAAATCAGTCTCAGTTTCTTCTTTGAATGTCGTTTCAAGTAATCCACCACGAGCTGCACCGATTCCTTTACCGTAAGCAAGAGCTATATCTTTCGCTTGACCAGTTGCATCTTGGTGAATTGCGAATAAGCCTGGTACACCAGCACCTTCTTGGAACTGACGACGAACTAAGTGTCCT
Proteins encoded in this region:
- a CDS encoding 2-isopropylmalate synthase; the encoded protein is MRKIDIFDTTLRDGEQSAGINLNTAEKIEIAKQLERLGVTIIEAGFPASSPGDFDAVNRIAGTVKNSIVTGLARCVQKDIDTTWEAIKVAEQPHIHIFLATSPIHMEYKLKKTPDQVVEQAIEAVKYAKKFFPLVQWSAEDAFRSDREFLVRIMNEIVAAGATTINVPDTVGYASPQEYGALFKFLLENVKGAEKVKFSAHCHDDLGMATANTIAAIENGASQVEGTINGIGERAGNVALEEIAVALHIRQDIYRVETGIHLQEIKRTSQLVSKLTNVVIQPNKAIVGKNAFAHESGIHQDGVLKNPETYEIISPALIGEGEVPLVLGKHSGRAAFRDRAETMGFNLSDEKINKAFTEFKKLADRKKEITEEDLLTLLTEQQIQVEDVPLFELKMVQVQYGTENIPTATAIVLTPEGLEKTVVATGSGSVEAIFNTLEQLVQGDIHVIDYRVTSVGKGRDALGEAVINIRYDDVSTTGRNSSQDVLEASAKAYLNAINRHLIQVSLRAQPVS
- the ilvC gene encoding ketol-acid reductoisomerase, coding for MATMYYDQNINEEVLKGKKIAIIGYGSQGHAHALNLKESGFDVVVGVRPGGSFDAAKADGLDVKTVAEAAQEADVIQILLPDERQKAVYEAEIAPHLEAGKALMFAHGFNIHFGQITPPADVDVFLVAPKGPGHLVRRQFQEGAGVPGLFAIHQDATGQAKDIALAYGKGIGAARGGLLETTFKEETETDLFGEQAVLCGGATQLVRAGFETLVEAGYQPELAYFETLHELKLIVDLMFEGGMATMRYSVSDTAEWGDYVAGPRIIDDSVKARMKDVLTDIQDGTFARRWIQENENGRPEYTKFKEAGANHQIEEVGAKLRAMMPFINEGKEKVVREVATSAKN